One window of the Athene noctua chromosome 5, bAthNoc1.hap1.1, whole genome shotgun sequence genome contains the following:
- the LOC141961510 gene encoding homeobox protein ceh-30-like — MTKAPFSVEWLSQSSQALKSPTEGSPHRPSSAGHRPGSGSSPGLSERSEEQPAGPGAERGGRSRERSAARPAAGTGGRPWGGAGQPPPEGGAECPGPEEPGGRGGRRLRTAFSAEQISTLESSFQRQRYLGAAERRQLAGRMRLSEVQIKTWFQNRRMKLKRQLQELRPEPFCSSPLPYGPQSSVVPLPLTYVAQPAPLPQQGAASGGFTLATLPAPTLDLSSACRAPPVGFWAAPCFVGYRDPRAFLLGV; from the exons ATGACCAAAGCCCCTTTCTCTGTGGAGTGGTTGTCCCAAAGCAGCCAGGCCCTCAAGAGCCCCACCGAGGGCTCCCCGCACCGACCATCCTCCGCGGGCCATCGACCCGGCTCTGGCTCCAGCCCCGGCTTGAGCGAGCGGAGTGAGGAGCAGCCCGCCGGCCCGGGGGCCGAGAGAGGCGGCAGGAGcagggagcgctcggcggcccgcCCCGCTGCAG GAACGGGCGGGCGCCCGTGGGGAggagcggggcagcccccgccggaGGGCGGTGCGGAGTGCCCGGGCCCCGAGGAgcccggcggccggggcgggcggcggctgcgCACGGCCTTCAGCGCGGAGCAGATCAGCACCCTGGAGAGCTCCTTCCAGCGGCAGCGGTACCTGGGCGCGGCCGAGCGCCGCCAGCTGGCCGGCAGGATGCGGCTCTCGGAGGTGCAG ATCAAAACCTGGTTTCAGAACCGCCGGATGAAGCTCAAGCGGCAGCTACAGGAGCTGAGGCCGGAGCCTTTTTGCAGCTCCCCTCTCCCTTACGGACCTCAGAGCAGCGTTGTGCCCTTGCCACTCACGTACGTGGCCCAGCCAGCACCTCTGCCCCAGCAAGGGGCTGCTTCTGGGGGCTTCACCTTGGCAAcgctgccagcacccaccctgGACCTCAGCAGCGCCTGCAGAGCACCGCCTGTGGGCTTCTGGGCAGCACCCTGCTTTGTGGGGTACAGGGATCCCAGAGCTTTCCTGCTGGGTGTCTGA